In Sphaerospermopsis torques-reginae ITEP-024, the genomic window ATAACTTTGTTACATCTGCCTTGTGAGTTGTGAGGGAATGGGTATCAGGGGCTGGGGACTGAGAAATATTGAATTTTGAAATGTTCCTAATTTTGATCCCAATTATCCTTCATCCCTCATCACCAGTCTTTATATTGTTATACCTGCTGCTTTTTCGCCACCTTTAACTGAATCATGACAGATTATAAACGTAACCGCGTTGTTGTAACTGGTGTTGGCGCGATTACACCTATTGGTAACACACCATCTGAATATTGGGAAGGATTGTTAAGCGGACGTAATGGCATAGACCACATCACAGCTTTTGATGCGTCTAAGCATGACTGCCGCATTGCGGGGGAAGTGAAAAACTTTGATCCGCATGAATACATGGAGCGCAAAGAAGCCAAGCGCACTGATCGTTTTGCCCAATTTGCGATCGCAGGTGCTAAACAGGCTATATCAGACGCACAATTAGTTATCAATGACCTCAACGCCGAGCAAATAGGTGTCATGATCGGTTCAGGCATTGGTGGCATTAAAGTATTAGAAGACCAGCAAACAGTCTATCTAAACAAAGGACCAGACCGCTGTAGTCCATTCATGATACCGATGATGATTGCCAACATGGCAGCAGGATTAACAGCAATTCATACTGGTGCAAAAGGTCCAAACTCCTGTTCTGTGACAGCTTGTGCCGCTGGTTCTAACTCTATCGGTGATGCCTTTCGCTTAATTCAAAATGGCTATGCCCAAGCAATGATTTGTGGCGGTTCGGAAGCAGCAGTTACACCATTGTCTGTAGCTGGATTTGCCGCAGCTAGGGCGCTATCTACAAAAAATGACCCGGAAAAAGCTTGTCGTCCCTTTGACAAAGATCGGGATGGCTTTGTCATGGGTGAAGGTTCAGGAATTTTAATTCTGGAAGAATTAGAACACGCAATCAGTCGTGGTGCGAGAATTTATGCAGAAATGGTCGGCTATGGGATGACCTGTGATGCCTATCATATTACTTCCCCCGTACCC contains:
- the fabF gene encoding beta-ketoacyl-ACP synthase II, which translates into the protein MTDYKRNRVVVTGVGAITPIGNTPSEYWEGLLSGRNGIDHITAFDASKHDCRIAGEVKNFDPHEYMERKEAKRTDRFAQFAIAGAKQAISDAQLVINDLNAEQIGVMIGSGIGGIKVLEDQQTVYLNKGPDRCSPFMIPMMIANMAAGLTAIHTGAKGPNSCSVTACAAGSNSIGDAFRLIQNGYAQAMICGGSEAAVTPLSVAGFAAARALSTKNDPEKACRPFDKDRDGFVMGEGSGILILEELEHAISRGARIYAEMVGYGMTCDAYHITSPVPGGLGAARAMELALKDGQLTPEMITYINAHGTSTPANDVTETAAIKKALGDYAYKIAISSTKSMTGHLLGGSGGIEAVATVLAIAHDHIPPTIHLDNPDEGCDLDYVPHTSRAQIVEVALSNSFGFGGHNVTLAFRKYR